The window TACAATCTAAGCAAGGGCAATCAGCCGGAGCAGGTGCTTCATAACACATTTAAGGACTTAGAAAGTATTCTTTCTATGGAGCACATGACCAATGCCCAGCTCAAACGTGTCATTGACAAAATCGTGGTGGACGAGCATGGCAAGATTGATGTATACTTGAAACTTTTGTCTGATATCGGTTTGGAACAAAACGTTCTTGTTAATAACTACCATACATAGAGTGATCACACACATGTACAGATGTCACATTATTTCTCGATTAACGGAGACTCCACCTTGATTTTTCCATTCTCAAACCACATGGGCGCTATATACACCTGTCTGTCTCCACTTGGGTTCTGATAGTCGGTATGAGCATGGTAGACACAAAAATATGTTCCATCAGAAACCTTAACTACACTGTTGTGCCCCGGTCCGGAAATGGTGCTGCTGGTGGAAAGAATTGGATTATCTTCATACTTCACAAACGGACCCATAGGATGATCTGCAACCGCTCCGCCAATCCCATAATCTGCCGATGCATAAAAATTTGCAGAATACATCATATGATATCTACCCTGATGCTTAATAACAAACGCCCCTTCATTCCAGTACTGGGGCACTTCTCGTTCTTTCCTCTCCCATTCCTGTTCCGGTCTGGCAATCAGCACTCCTTCACCTTTCACAGAAATAAGATCATGAGCCAGCTCCGCCACATAGAGGTCGGATTCTTTGGCTCCGTCAACCATGTGCCCCTCTCCGGCCCTGGAATAATAAAGATAGTTTTTTTCTCCATCTTTTAAAATATGAGCATCCAGCACCCCGTAGCCAAAATCAAACATGGGAGCTTCCTCATGAACGTCCATAAACGGGCCTTCGGGATGATCTGAAACAGCAACTCCGATCCTTAAGCTTTCTTCTTTAAAAATCTTCCACTGTGCCGTGTAATAGATATAAAACCGTCCGTTAAATTCATACACTTCCGGAGCCCAGAAACAGCTGTTCCCAAAGCTTTTATCTGTTGCCTCATAACAGATCACCGGCTCGCCCCAAGTTGACAGATCGGCTGATTTCCAGCAGTAAAATCCGTTAAAATGGCTGGTGGCATATAAATAATAGATATCTTTCACTTTGAGAATATATGGATCGCCGATATTGCTGATCGGTACCGGATTTTTTATTTTCATTTCCTGATGTCCTCCTAAATGATCACCTGAAATACTGCGCAGGCGTCAATCCCGTATGTTCCTTAAACACTTTAAAAAAGTAATTGTAATTCTGAAAGCCCACACTGTTAACAATGTCTTTTAATTTTCCGTCACCTTTTCTGATATGTTCGATCACCCTTTCAATTCGAAGCTTATTTAAGTATTCATTGAATCCGATCCCTATATCCTGCTTAAACACGCTGCTGATATAGGCAGGAGTAACTGAAAGCTCTGATGCAATATCGTTTAAGGTCAGCGGCTGTGAGTAACTGGTATGAACCTTTTTTAAAGCATATTTCGTATATTTATGATAAAAATTATTTTCGTATTCCGGCGTTACCGCTTCACAGAGCCGTTTAATCACAGACATATACAATTCTTTAAAGCGGCTTAAAGTGCGGATATTTTTCAAATCATTGAAGGAATATTCTTTTTCACCTAACAGATAATACCTGCTTGCCCCCAGTTCTTCACCAAAAAGTAAAATCTGATTGAGCTGAAGTGCAGCCTCTGAGGAAAATTCTCCTGCCGGCAGTCTCATCTGTCTGGCATGTTCAAAAAATTGTTCCCAATGATCTGTCATTTCTTTTTGCTTACCATCCATAATCCATTTTTTCAATTCCCTGATATCCGGAAACTGGAGTTTCTGACTTTTTTCCCTAGCTTTATTAGTAAATGCCCAGCTACAGATCATCGACAGGCTGTCATCGTAGAAAAAATACTCTCCGTTTTTCACCGCCTGACGATAAAACTGATTCAGCTTTGAAATATCGCTGCAAACCTCCGAAATGCTTATATTGACAGAAACATTAAAAAACTTCCTTCCATTACTAATAATCGTATTGCCCCACTGCTCCAGTTTCTTTAAAACCGCCGCCTGGCTGACTTCGGTCCTAAAAGAAATGATAAAACAAAAGCTGCCCTGATCCAGTTCCAGCAATTTCACAAAATCTGCATCTTTTAAAATCTGTTGACACATATGAAATACGGACCGGCTTAATACCTGATCATTAAAAAAATCACCATCCACAAGCAATACTGACAGACAGTCTTTATTAAAAGGAATGTTAAGATTCTTTATGATATGTCCGATCTGTACTTTATCATAGTCACTGCGAAACAGCACTCTCCGGAAAAAAGAGTCCTGAAGCTGTTCTTTAGTCAGTTCCTGATGTGCTTTCAGCTCATCTGCGATCTGCTCCTTATCCTTTAGCTCCGTGAGCATCCCAATAAGAACCTCCTTTGACAGCTTGTTTTTCAGCAGATAATCATGAGCTCCATATTTCATGCTTCCTCTGACATAGTGAAAATCATCATAAGCACTTAATGCCACCACATAAATTTCCGGATAATGAACGCTGATATATTCGATCAGCGCAACCCCATCAACCCCAGGCATCTCCATATCCGTCATGACAAAATCAACTCCATGGCTTTTCAGGGCATCAATAGCCTCCTGGCCATCGGAAGCAAAATAAACTATTTCCACGCCGAATTCTTTCCAGTCCAGCATTGCTGCCAGTTGATTTCCCATCAGCGCGTCATCATCCACAATCATCAAATGCAGCATCCAGTTATTCCCCCATCAAAAACACCTTCCCGCCTTTACGATTCTTCTCTGATATAAGGCAGTTCCATGGTCACCTTGGTATAATAGTTTTCTCTGCTCTCAATCTGAAGAAAATATTCGTCTCCGTAAAACAGGCTGATTCTTTCCCTCACATTATCAAGTCCGATATGATGTGTCTTATGCTGTTTAAAAGTCTCTTCAGAAAAACCCACACCGTTGTCCGCTACAACTATAACAAGCCGGTCTTCTCTCCGCTTTGCCATGATTAAAATTTTACCCTGTTTCTGCAATTTGGCAATACCATGCATAATTGAATTTTCTACCAGCGGCTGTATGATAAATTTTAAAATCCGGCAGCCCCCTGTCTCCTTATCCAGTGAATACTTTACATCGAACAGCCCATAATACCGATATTCCTGTATGGTCAGATAATTTTTCACATATTCCAATTCTTCCTTCAGAGTCACTACTTCATTTTTATTTTTCATGCTGTAATGAAGAAGAGTTATCAGAGAGGTGGTGATTTCACTGATATTGGCAGCGTTCTGCCGGCCCGCCATCCAACTGATGGTGTTTAACGTGTTGGAAAGAAAATGTGGTGAAATCTGTGCGTAAAGCGCCTGAAACTCGGCCTGCCGCTCCCGCTGTTTTCTGTCTTCCAGATCACTCATCAATTGATTCACCCGCTCAATCATCTGATTAAAACTTGTGCCCAAAGCGCCAATTTCATCCCCGGAATTAAGCTGGGGCAGTGCCTTTAAATTACTGGCATCCACATGGTCTACATATTCTTTTAGTTTCAGCACATTTCTCGTCAGCAGGGTGCTGAATTTACCGATCAGCAAGATTCCGGCAGCAAGGCAGACAATGCTTAACAGCACAACCATATTTAAGGTTTTGTTGACATCCCTTAAAATAATTTCTGTCGGCATCAATGATATGGTAGTCCAATTAGTAAAATCTGACCGCTTATAGATGGCAAGGTACTCTTTTGAGCCGATTTTAATACTGATCTGGTCCTGCTGACCGTTTAAATTTCCTATGATGTCTTTGAATCTGGTATCATAAATAGTATCCACGGGCACTTTAGGGGAATTGCTGTCATAAATCACCCCGCCCTGATCATCTATGATCAGGAGCGTGCTGCCATCCATGACTGATTTGCTGAACCGGTTATTGATATATTCATAGGAAATATCCACCAGAAGATAACCGATATGTTTATCACCGTTTAACAATTTCCGGCCCGCCGAAATGACATAACTTTTCTGGCGGTTTTCCGTGGTGTCGTTGGAGTGGGTTTTAATAAATATTCCATTCTGACCAGACTGCTCCAGATCAGTAAACCACGGCATTCCGGAAATTTCTCCCGGCGATAAAACCACGCCGTTTGAAAACACCCTGCCATTGACGCCACAAAGCATAATACTTGAGATGTAGCTTCTGTAGGAGTAAAAATCGTTGACACTGCGTGTCAGAATCCGGTCGCTTTCCAGCTCCCGATAGGTTTCAATGGCATTCCTTCCCGTTAAAATCTGACTTTGATCGGCAGCATTAAAAGATAGGATCAGGGAGATATAGTTCGCATCCTTCATCAGACTGTCAAATTCCTCATTGAGAGAATCCACTGTCCTGTTAAAATACCGAACCGCCTGGTCCTTTGCCATATCTCCCATCATCTTGTACCATGCCAGACAAACCAACACTGTTAATACAAGAAAAATCCCTGTGAAGCTTAACTGCAATTTTCTTTTAATACTACGTCTCATTCGTTACTCCCTGGATCTAATAAATCGCCTCTCTGTCCGGAAGCGGGTCAATGGTAAAAGCCATTTTGTTTGTCATTGTTTCCAGCATGGAAAGCCGGACCTTTGTCATTTCCGAGCG of the Lacrimispora indolis DSM 755 genome contains:
- a CDS encoding glycoside hydrolase family 43 protein; protein product: MKIKNPVPISNIGDPYILKVKDIYYLYATSHFNGFYCWKSADLSTWGEPVICYEATDKSFGNSCFWAPEVYEFNGRFYIYYTAQWKIFKEESLRIGVAVSDHPEGPFMDVHEEAPMFDFGYGVLDAHILKDGEKNYLYYSRAGEGHMVDGAKESDLYVAELAHDLISVKGEGVLIARPEQEWERKEREVPQYWNEGAFVIKHQGRYHMMYSANFYASADYGIGGAVADHPMGPFVKYEDNPILSTSSTISGPGHNSVVKVSDGTYFCVYHAHTDYQNPSGDRQVYIAPMWFENGKIKVESPLIEK
- a CDS encoding response regulator transcription factor, with product MLHLMIVDDDALMGNQLAAMLDWKEFGVEIVYFASDGQEAIDALKSHGVDFVMTDMEMPGVDGVALIEYISVHYPEIYVVALSAYDDFHYVRGSMKYGAHDYLLKNKLSKEVLIGMLTELKDKEQIADELKAHQELTKEQLQDSFFRRVLFRSDYDKVQIGHIIKNLNIPFNKDCLSVLLVDGDFFNDQVLSRSVFHMCQQILKDADFVKLLELDQGSFCFIISFRTEVSQAAVLKKLEQWGNTIISNGRKFFNVSVNISISEVCSDISKLNQFYRQAVKNGEYFFYDDSLSMICSWAFTNKAREKSQKLQFPDIRELKKWIMDGKQKEMTDHWEQFFEHARQMRLPAGEFSSEAALQLNQILLFGEELGASRYYLLGEKEYSFNDLKNIRTLSRFKELYMSVIKRLCEAVTPEYENNFYHKYTKYALKKVHTSYSQPLTLNDIASELSVTPAYISSVFKQDIGIGFNEYLNKLRIERVIEHIRKGDGKLKDIVNSVGFQNYNYFFKVFKEHTGLTPAQYFR
- a CDS encoding cache domain-containing sensor histidine kinase codes for the protein MRRSIKRKLQLSFTGIFLVLTVLVCLAWYKMMGDMAKDQAVRYFNRTVDSLNEEFDSLMKDANYISLILSFNAADQSQILTGRNAIETYRELESDRILTRSVNDFYSYRSYISSIMLCGVNGRVFSNGVVLSPGEISGMPWFTDLEQSGQNGIFIKTHSNDTTENRQKSYVISAGRKLLNGDKHIGYLLVDISYEYINNRFSKSVMDGSTLLIIDDQGGVIYDSNSPKVPVDTIYDTRFKDIIGNLNGQQDQISIKIGSKEYLAIYKRSDFTNWTTISLMPTEIILRDVNKTLNMVVLLSIVCLAAGILLIGKFSTLLTRNVLKLKEYVDHVDASNLKALPQLNSGDEIGALGTSFNQMIERVNQLMSDLEDRKQRERQAEFQALYAQISPHFLSNTLNTISWMAGRQNAANISEITTSLITLLHYSMKNKNEVVTLKEELEYVKNYLTIQEYRYYGLFDVKYSLDKETGGCRILKFIIQPLVENSIMHGIAKLQKQGKILIMAKRREDRLVIVVADNGVGFSEETFKQHKTHHIGLDNVRERISLFYGDEYFLQIESRENYYTKVTMELPYIREES